The proteins below come from a single Larimichthys crocea isolate SSNF chromosome II, L_crocea_2.0, whole genome shotgun sequence genomic window:
- the jcadb gene encoding junctional protein associated with coronary artery disease, producing MYSVEDLLISHGYKLPKSGPPSATPYDKRPADCQRELVDNRAGRGTLNGYEADRGTSITGIYGSRQALVKGYPATDNEIGERNQRRKEAGIGILGDAQPLGDSLATDSGFYDVPSLTYSEPLSYDERDVSYWRRRGQDFSILLDYADGRELRASAGAWRPQALIAAEEHRAERQAQQLWEDISWLRDLDAAPGQLRVTGERKCQSLGTEEWRPAVGLGRQLSDGDGERWAHDQYRLRTPEGFFHPRTKAKSQSLPRVLSPDRSSGRELIPSRPSLPDRQRLNSTVFSGPYSRYIYSGALVRDRWGRNAGPSSHVALLPKPRFSRPLKPPSYEIHQQTRGSAEMLAIEQGAKQKERPIYYPSRGELRHDYFAQHSAITGMEPPGYIPPPSYKRALPPRAVSMNRNEMANLRWRAEALQMPHSDPGRWFSRQASCSWLEHYGERAASYRKQVYSGHEEQQQIQQIQQIQQIQQIQQQQPSHVRQLPTEDPRVKSISGGPSGSFLTDSDKIRNINKETPPAKILGQSTHDSAFPPQQGSAPNTDGRKTALNDTIETSSSNRWCNRGLNKKSDSISSSQFFPSSILGKPPPPPIKPADQGVSETVTEVKKVEPPEPPEKDKSKNLKKRLSETIFCLVSVPVTPQLTGTIRDQNNNNEKSPDPADSPSDNKTGHLTNQSLQSTSSAEAELQALTGSIASSKASSRASSKMFKRVPCRPPKINHYKEMKLSGTWPANQYRDQETQTSPEARKPAPENKEAQQDPATPGTEVPPDSGGVVGTAFTFPIKGVKSLKLSSNSAFSLTSTFSNQLNKSTAQQPAVPPSGNAEETKPAANSGQDAYEQFLLKPSSQRPWDAVKELESIKKEVQDQQQQSSKQPSVDKCIEDLNEAYKDILELGTASNKVPNGSVQIPERIKIRLTSEPLNKPSSLRRSAVSWSVDPEYREVKSAFSRPATKSVTFSKQLREELPVPPRETGFREYRVVAHLSRRRSNDGRTVKLDLPDEPIETPLCDFSPTTNTAAAEVPWADRQPMQDASTLTSPPDYEDICQTLRQTRDPADVNKSGSFKPNDGENLQDPNVDSEEECPICKRELENQMRQGPLPPLHEENSSDSSANQNGSPPQRAALESPAEETKKEESNDSNSNQSGSGLCAETREQHSSTEENVGGGEKTDNAQAENLDNLCTVNPAESIPGDGATEESAPTVLTTDVPVDPKDTEEQSGSETATKEVVELEKKEAISGETPEGSADKQTAEVKSECEGQDSTMPDDKQEQEKKPFAAAEHRLSLRTHLGRDHPDFPEFPPDRLPLSVPPNLDRRLSLSLEGERRSRGPAQRMEALQNKLAISPGRVAVERLARMREVDVMYRMRRLSIRSTDSGEGEAETEGEGKDEQAEVPLPAPQRDEENDQEVTHSQQVSEQTVLKDEEESSLSEPHDPSRVETV from the exons ATGTACAGCGTGGAGGACCTCCTCATTTCGCACGGATATAAATTGCCCAAGAGCGGCCCTCCGTCTGCCACGCCTTATGACAAGCGCCCTGCTGATTGCCAGCGTGAACTTGTGGACAACAGGGCTGGCCGGGGGACACTGAACGGGTATGAGGCGGACCGGGGGACATCTATCACAGGCATCTATGGCAGCAGACAGGCGCTGGTGAAGGGCTACCCCGCCACAGACAACGAGATTGGGGAAAGGAACCAAAGGAGAAAAGAAGCCGGTATCGGTATCCTAGGTGACGCTCAGCCCTTGGGTGATTCTCTTGCCACAGATAGTGG GTTCTACGATGTTCCCAGTTTGACTTATTCAGAGCCACTGAGCTATGACGAGAGGGATGTTTCCTACTGGCGGAGACGAGGCCAGGACTTCAGCATCCTTCTGGACTATGCTGATGGCAGGGAGCTGAGGGCCTCTGCTGGTGCATGGAGGCCTCAGGCCCTGATTGCAGCAGaggaacacagagcagagaggcaaGCGCAGCAGCTATGGGAGGACATTTCCTGGCTAAGGGACCTGGACGCAGCCCCTGGTCAGCTAAGGGTGACTGGGGAAAGAAAGTGCCAGAGCCTCGGTACAGAGGAGTGGAGGCCTGCTGTGGGCCTGGGAAGGCAGCTGTCGGATGGGGATGGGGAAAGGTGGGCTCATGACCAGTACCGCCTGAGGACACCGGAGGGTTTTTTTCACCCGAGAACTAAAGCAAAGTCTCAGTCTCTCCCCAGAGTTTTGTCACCTGATAGAAGTAGTGGCAGAGAGCTCATTCCATCTAGGCCTAGCCTACCTGATAGACAGAGGTTAAACAGTACTGTCTTCTCTGGGCCCTATAGTAGGTATATCTATAGTGGTGCTCTTGTCAGGGACCGGTGGGGTAGGAATGCTGGGCCAAGCAGCCATGTTGCACTTTTACCAAAGCCCAGGTTCAGCAGGCCTTTAAAGCCTCCGTCATATGAGATTCACCAGCAGACTAGGGGTAGCGCAGAAATGCTTGCTATTGAACAGGGtgccaaacaaaaagaaaggcCTATCTATTATCCAAGCAGAGGGGAGCTGAGACACGACTATTTCGCACAACACTCTGCCATCACTGGAATGGAGCCCCCTGGCTACATACCACCCCCGTCTTATAAAAGAGCCCTACCCCCAAGAGCAGTTTCAATGAACCGCAATGAAATGGCAAACCTAAGATGGAGGGCGGAAGCTCTGCAGATGCCCCACTCAGATCCCGGAAGGTGGTTTTCCAGACAGGCAAGTTGTTCATGGCTGGAACATTATGGAGAACGTGCTGCATCCTATCGAAAACAGGTATATTCTGGACATgaggaacaacaacaaatacaacagatacaacaaatacaacaaatacaacaaatacaacaacagcaaccaAGTCATGTCCGTCAGTTACCCACTGAAGACCCAAGAGTGAAGTCAATCTCAGGAGGGCCTAGCGGAAGTTTTCTCACTGACTCAGACAAGATCCGTAACATCAACAAAGAGACTCCACCCGCTAAGATTTTAGGACAATCTACACATGACAGTGCCTTTCCTCCCCAACAGGGGTCAGCTCCCAATACCGATGGCCGCAAAACAGCTCTCAATGATACGATCGAAACCAGTAGTAGTAATCGATGGTGCAACAGGGgactaaacaaaaaaagtgacagtATATCTTCTAGTCAGTTTTTTCCTTCATCTATTCTGGGTAAACCACCACCTCCCCCAATCAAGCCGGCTGACCAGGGTGTCTCTGAAACTGTGACAGAAGTAAAAAAGGTGGAACCGCCTGAGCCACCAGAGAAAGACAAATCCAAGAATCTAAAAAAGAGACTTAGCGAGACAATTTTTTGTTTGGTGTCTGTCCCTGTTACCCCGCAGCTCACTGGGACAATCCGTGATCAGAATAACAACAATGAGAAGTCACCAGACCCAGCGGACAGTCCCAGTGACAACAAAACTGGCCATTTAACAAACCAAAGTCTCCAAAGCACATCTTCAGCTGAAGCTGAGCTGCAAGCACTAACTGGTAGCATAGCGAGCAGCAAAGCAAGCAGTAGAGCAAGcagcaaaatgtttaaaagagtACCCTGTAGACCCCCTAAGATAAACCATTACAAGGAGATGAAACTGTCGGGAACCTGGCCTGCAAACCAGTATCGAGACCAGGAGACACAAACTAGCCCAGAGGCTCGAAAACCTGCCCCTGAAAACAAGGAAGCACAACAAGACCCTGCCACTCCCGGCACTGAAGTCCCTCCTGATAGCGGCGGTGTAGTGGGCACTGCTTTTACTTTTCCTATAAAGGGAGTGAAGAGCCTGAAACTGTCAAGCAACAGCGCCTTCTCCCTGACATCCACCTTCTCCAACCAGCTGAACAAGAGCACAGCTCAGCAGCCAGCAGTACCACCCTCAGGAAATGCAGAGGAGACTAAACCAGCAGCAAATAGCGGGCAGGATGCATATGAACAGTTCCTGCTGAAACCGTCCAGTCAGCGACCATGGGATGCTGTCAAGGAGCTGGAGTCCATCAAAAAAGAAGTCCAGgatcaacagcagcagagcagcaaacAGCCCAGTGTTGACAAGTGCATAGAGGACCTCAATGAGGCCTACAAAGACATCTTGGAGCTAGGCACTGCCAGCAATAAAGTCCCAAATGGTTCTGTTCAAATTCCTGAGCGTATTAAAATCCGATTGACATCAGAACCACTCAACAAGCCCAGCAGCCTTAGGCGCAGTGCAGTAAGCTGGTCTGTTGACCCAGAATACAGGGAAGTCAAGAGCGCCTTTTCCAGACCTGCAACAAAATCGGTAACCTTCAGCAAGCAGCTTAGGGAGGAGCTCCCCGTCCCACCTCGGGAGACAGGCTTCAGAGAATACAGGGTTGTTGCGCATCTTTCGCGAAGACGAAGCAACGATGGCAGGACAGTTAAACTAGACCTGCCAGATGAGCCTATCGAGACGCCACTTTGTGACTTCAGTCCAACAACgaacactgcagcagctgaggtGCCGTGGGCAGATAGGCAGCCCATGCAGGACGCCTCTACGCTCACCAGTCCTCCTGATTATGAGGACATATGCCAGACTTTGCGTCAGACTCGTGACCCGGCAGATGTCAATAAATCAGGCAGTTTTAAACCCAATGACGGAGAGAATCTTCAAGACCCCAATGTTGATTCAGAGGAGGAGTGCCCTATTTGTAAAAGAGAACTTGAGAATCAGATGAGACAGGGTCCATTGCCTCCACTCCACGAGGAGAACAGCTCGGACAGCTCGGCCAAtcaaaatggcagtccaccACAACGCGCTGCGTTAGAAAGTCCAgcagaagagacaaaaaaagaggagtCAAATGACTCAAATTCGAATCAGTCAGGGTCTGGCCTGTGTGCCGAAACAAGGGAGCAGCATTCATCGACAGAGGAAAATGTGGGAGGGggtgaaaaaacagacaatgctCAGGCAGAAAACTTGGACAATTTGTGCACAGTTAATCCTGCTGAGAGCATACCAGGGGATGGAGCTACAGAGGAGAGTGCACCCACAGTATTAACAACTGATGTGCCTGTAGACCccaaagacacagaggaacagAGTGGTAGTGAAACAGCAACTAAGGAAGTAGTAGAGTTGGAAAAGAAGGAAGCCATTTCAGGAGAAACACCTGAAGGcagtgcagacaaacagacagctgAGGTGAAAAGTGAGTGTGAGGGACAAGACAGTACAATGCCCGATGACAAGCAGGAGCAAGAAAAGAAGCCatttgctgctgcagagcaTAGACTTAGTTTACGGACTCATCTGGGGCGAGACCACCCAGACTTTCCAGAGTTTCCGCCAGATAGACTGCCACTTTCAGTCCCCCCGAATTTAGACCGCAGGCTGTCTCTTAGCttggagggggagaggaggagcaggggccCCGCCCAGCGAATGGAAGCCCTGCAGAACAAGCTCGCGATTTCTCCAGGCCGGGTGGCAGTCGAGCGCCTGGCCCGGATGAGGGAGGTGGACGTTATGTATCGTATGAGGCGCCTCAGCATCAGGAGTACTGACTCTGGGGAGGgggaggcagagacagaagggGAGGGCAAGGACGAACAAGCAGAGGTGCCCCTTCCTGCTCCTCAGAGAGACGAGGAGAACGATCAAGAGGTCACCCATTCACAGCAGGTCTCTGAGCAGACAGTGTtgaaagatgaggaggagtCATCTCTCTCAG AACCCCATGATCCCAGCCGAGTGGAGACAGTGTAG